One window of Pseudomonas sp. FP198 genomic DNA carries:
- a CDS encoding 4'-phosphopantetheinyl transferase: MNPLPALPACCSPLDDHWLLPDALPDTVLLSTRFDPLLLVAEDFPNSAIEPPASIRRSVAKRQAEFLAGRICARAALLRLDGHAGVPAIGEDRAPVWPAHVSGSITHSTGRAAAIVAQKRDWQGLGMDLENLLDPERAERLAAEILTPAELLRMATAPQDDRALLVTLTFSMKESLFKALYPIVGQRFYFEHAEIVEWSHDGQARLRLLTDLSTEWRHGSELQGQFELKDGQLLSLVGVKA; this comes from the coding sequence ATGAACCCACTCCCTGCCCTGCCCGCCTGCTGTTCGCCCCTGGATGACCACTGGCTGCTGCCCGACGCCCTGCCCGATACGGTGCTGCTCAGTACTCGCTTCGATCCGCTGTTGCTTGTCGCTGAGGATTTCCCCAACAGCGCCATCGAGCCTCCGGCGAGCATCCGGCGCTCGGTAGCCAAGCGTCAGGCGGAGTTTCTCGCCGGGCGGATCTGTGCCCGGGCGGCATTGCTGCGGCTCGACGGCCATGCCGGCGTGCCGGCCATCGGCGAAGACCGCGCCCCGGTGTGGCCGGCCCATGTCAGCGGCTCGATCACCCACAGCACCGGCCGGGCAGCGGCAATCGTCGCGCAAAAGCGGGATTGGCAAGGGCTGGGCATGGATCTGGAAAACCTCCTCGACCCCGAACGCGCCGAGCGCCTGGCCGCTGAAATCCTCACCCCGGCGGAACTGCTGCGCATGGCCACCGCGCCGCAGGATGACCGCGCATTACTGGTCACCCTGACTTTTTCGATGAAAGAAAGCCTGTTCAAGGCGCTGTACCCGATCGTCGGGCAGCGTTTCTACTTCGAGCACGCCGAAATAGTCGAGTGGTCCCACGACGGACAAGCGCGGCTGCGGTTATTGACCGATCTGTCGACCGAGTGGCGCCATGGCAGTGAGCTGCAGGGGCAGTTTGAGTTGAAGGATGGGCAGTTGTTGAGCCTGGTGGGCGTCAAGGCCTGA
- a CDS encoding dienelactone hydrolase family protein encodes MRRLLAVVLLALSGVSHAAIQTQEIPYTSADGTKLIGYYAYDDAVKGPRPGVVVVHEWWGLNDYAKRRARDLAGLGYSALAIDMYGDGKNTEHPKDALAFMQAALKDGKAASARFQAGLDLLKKQPHTDPDKLAAIGYCFGGKVVLDAARQGVPLAGVVSFHGALVTNTPATPGSVKARILVEHGALDSMVTEDNVTAFKSEMDKAGADYKFVSLEGAKHGFSNPDADRLSHGEHGGPDIAYNKEADEKSWADMQKFFKKIFN; translated from the coding sequence ATGCGCAGGTTGCTTGCTGTTGTACTTCTGGCCTTGAGCGGCGTCAGCCACGCCGCCATCCAGACCCAGGAGATTCCCTACACCAGTGCCGACGGCACGAAGCTGATCGGCTATTACGCCTATGATGACGCGGTCAAAGGCCCGCGCCCCGGCGTGGTGGTGGTGCATGAATGGTGGGGCCTGAACGACTATGCCAAGCGCCGCGCCCGTGACCTCGCCGGCCTGGGCTACAGCGCCCTGGCCATCGACATGTACGGCGACGGCAAGAACACCGAGCATCCGAAAGACGCCCTGGCCTTCATGCAGGCCGCGCTCAAGGACGGCAAGGCGGCCAGCGCGCGCTTCCAGGCCGGCCTCGACCTGTTGAAGAAACAACCGCATACCGACCCGGACAAACTCGCCGCCATCGGCTACTGCTTCGGCGGCAAGGTGGTGCTGGACGCGGCGCGCCAAGGCGTTCCACTGGCCGGCGTGGTGAGTTTCCACGGCGCGCTGGTCACCAACACGCCGGCCACCCCCGGCAGCGTCAAGGCCAGGATCCTGGTGGAACACGGCGCGCTGGACAGCATGGTCACCGAAGACAACGTCACCGCGTTCAAGAGCGAAATGGACAAGGCCGGCGCCGACTACAAGTTTGTCAGCCTGGAAGGCGCCAAGCACGGCTTCAGCAACCCCGACGCCGACCGCCTGAGCCATGGCGAACATGGTGGGCCGGACATCGCCTACAACAAGGAAGCTGACGAGAAGTCCTGGGCGGATATGCAGAAGTTCTTCAAGAAGATTTTCAACTGA
- a CDS encoding response regulator produces the protein MKLLVVEDEALLRHHLQTRLTDSGHVVQAVANAEEALYQVREFNHDLAVIDLGLPGISGLELIRRLRSQDKTFPILILTARGNWQDKVEGLAAGADDYVVKPFQFEELEARLNALLRRSSGFTQSTIVAGPLLLDLNRKQASLGDEPLALTAYEYRILEYLMRHHQQVVAKDRLMEQLYPDDDERDPNVIEVLVGRLRRKLEAPAGFKPIDTVRGLGYLFNERCQ, from the coding sequence ATGAAACTATTGGTTGTCGAAGACGAAGCGTTGTTGCGCCACCATTTGCAAACCCGTCTCACCGACAGCGGCCATGTGGTCCAGGCCGTGGCCAATGCCGAGGAAGCCTTGTACCAGGTCCGCGAATTCAATCACGACCTGGCGGTGATCGACCTGGGCTTGCCGGGCATCAGCGGCCTGGAACTGATTCGCCGGTTGCGCTCGCAGGACAAGACCTTCCCGATCCTGATCCTGACCGCCCGCGGCAACTGGCAGGACAAAGTCGAAGGCCTGGCTGCCGGGGCCGATGACTACGTGGTGAAGCCGTTTCAGTTCGAAGAGCTCGAAGCCCGGCTGAATGCCCTGCTGCGTCGCTCCAGCGGTTTCACCCAATCGACCATCGTGGCCGGTCCGTTGTTGCTCGACCTCAACCGCAAGCAGGCGTCCCTCGGTGACGAGCCGCTGGCCTTGACCGCCTACGAATACCGCATCCTCGAATACTTGATGCGCCATCACCAGCAGGTGGTCGCCAAGGATCGCCTGATGGAGCAGCTTTACCCCGATGACGACGAGCGCGATCCCAATGTGATCGAAGTGCTGGTCGGGCGCCTGCGCCGCAAGCTGGAGGCGCCGGCCGGGTTCAAGCCGATCGATACCGTGCGTGGCCTGGGTTACCTGTTCAACGAGCGCTGCCAGTGA